The segment ATACTTTTAAGGTGCATTCGATACTTCAGCAACGTCTCTGGCAAATTAGCCAGTTTTCCAACTTCAGCCAACCTTAAAAACAGATCCCGATCAATACTGCTTTTCATCTGTTCTGTATATCCTCCTATTTTGTCTAGGGTTTCCGTACGGATCATGACTGCAGGATGACAAATTGCGCCCCCGCTACCCGCCAGATGCTCAGCATCAATGTCCTCATGGTCAGTTTTCTGAGCAAAAGGGCCGATAGACCAACCATCAGGATCAATCAATAATACGCGAGAACCTACAGCTACATACTCAGGATTTTGTTCCAAAAAGGCAACTTGTTTAGCGAGTCTGGTGGGAAAAGCAATGTCATCAGCATCCATTCGAGCCACAAATTTGCCTTTAACATGGATAAGGCCTTTATTTGAAGCAATTGCTGGTCCAGTATTTTCTTGATTAAATAATCGAATTCGCTGATCTTGTTGCGTAAAATTCTGTAAGATTGATAGAGAACGATCTGTTGAACCATCATTAATTATAATCAATTCAAAATTGTTAAAAGTCTGGCTTAAAATA is part of the Rippkaea orientalis PCC 8801 genome and harbors:
- a CDS encoding glycosyltransferase family 2 protein, which codes for MDISNQLPPDVSVLMTVYNSEKYIAKAITSILSQTFNNFELIIINDGSTDRSLSILQNFTQQDQRIRLFNQENTGPAIASNKGLIHVKGKFVARMDADDIAFPTRLAKQVAFLEQNPEYVAVGSRVLLIDPDGWSIGPFAQKTDHEDIDAEHLAGSGGAICHPAVMIRTETLDKIGGYTEQMKSSIDRDLFLRLAEVGKLANLPETLLKYRMHLKSMGNANRVLQRQMAAMAVKAACQRRGMPLPINMPNDNNHQASPSEIHRKWAWWALKAGNIATARKQATLALTKNPSDFQSWKTLACTIRGW